A region of uncultured Carboxylicivirga sp. DNA encodes the following proteins:
- a CDS encoding deoxyguanosinetriphosphate triphosphohydrolase produces the protein MNWDHLLSTKRTGQENLKEIKHDRTQFQRDYDRLIFSSPFRRLQDKTQVFPLPGSVFVHNRLTHSLEVASVGRSLGNNLSRKLTEAGLGNPELVAEIGSVVAAACLAHDMGNPPFGHSGEAAIGHYFTNGAGAAFKDKLTPSEWTDFTRFEGNANALRILTHAFRGRRQGGFAMTYTTVASILKYPYASDLGLKKYGYFQSEKEIFKHIAEELQLKVLDEEKEIYARHPLVYLVEAADDICYQVMDIEDAHKLKILSYEETYNLLTAFFDKETEAKEFDKIADVFNEVSDLNERIVYLRAKVIGKLVGLCTDIFWQNQDEILNGTFKKGLVDHLTGIELEAMETCKKLAFKRIYKHQSVVEIEIAGFKILGTLLDEFIKAVINPNDFYSKMLLPFIPEQFKITENDLLVNKIQSVLDFVSGMTDVYALDLYRKISGLGLK, from the coding sequence ATGAACTGGGATCACCTATTATCGACCAAACGAACCGGACAGGAAAACCTGAAAGAAATTAAACACGATCGTACACAATTTCAACGTGATTATGATCGCCTTATCTTCTCCTCACCTTTCCGCCGTTTACAGGATAAAACACAGGTTTTCCCATTACCCGGAAGCGTATTTGTTCATAACCGGCTAACTCATAGTCTGGAAGTTGCCAGTGTGGGGCGTTCTCTGGGAAATAATCTGTCGCGGAAGTTAACGGAAGCCGGTTTGGGTAATCCCGAATTAGTTGCTGAAATAGGTTCCGTAGTTGCAGCGGCTTGTCTGGCACATGATATGGGTAATCCACCTTTTGGTCATTCCGGTGAAGCAGCTATTGGTCATTATTTTACCAATGGTGCCGGAGCTGCTTTTAAAGATAAGCTCACCCCATCGGAATGGACTGATTTTACCCGTTTCGAAGGAAATGCAAATGCCTTGCGTATACTAACACATGCCTTCAGGGGGCGTCGTCAGGGTGGTTTTGCCATGACCTATACGACTGTAGCATCCATTCTTAAATACCCTTATGCTTCTGATCTGGGATTAAAAAAATACGGATACTTCCAATCGGAAAAAGAAATATTTAAGCATATTGCCGAAGAACTCCAGCTAAAAGTGCTGGATGAAGAAAAAGAGATTTATGCCCGTCACCCATTGGTTTACCTGGTTGAGGCAGCCGACGATATCTGTTACCAGGTAATGGATATTGAAGATGCGCATAAGCTGAAGATTCTTTCATACGAAGAAACCTACAATCTGCTAACAGCCTTTTTTGATAAGGAAACGGAAGCCAAAGAATTTGACAAGATAGCAGATGTATTTAACGAGGTGAGCGACTTAAACGAGCGAATTGTTTATTTACGAGCCAAGGTGATTGGCAAACTGGTGGGACTTTGCACCGATATTTTCTGGCAGAATCAGGATGAGATACTCAACGGAACATTCAAAAAAGGATTGGTTGATCACCTGACCGGCATCGAATTAGAAGCAATGGAAACATGCAAAAAACTGGCCTTTAAACGTATTTACAAACATCAGTCAGTGGTTGAAATTGAAATAGCCGGTTTTAAAATTTTGGGAACTCTCCTTGACGAATTTATTAAGGCAGTAATTAACCCCAATGATTTCTACTCTAAAATGCTACTCCCTTTTATTCCTGAGCAATTTAAAATTACCGAAAACGATCTTTTGGTTAATAAAATTCAATCGGTTCTGGACTTTGTTTCCGGCATGACCGATGTTTATGCTCTGGATCTTTATCGTAAAATAAGCGGACTTGGGCTAAAATAA
- a CDS encoding DUF177 domain-containing protein codes for MDRRRDYDIPFKGLKEGLHEFNYEISESFFKFFEQPLVENGNVKAKVELKKSSALITLTFDISGEVESVCDHCLDALNLEVNYHTLVYLKFGEEYDEPTDEIIVLPHEAHEINIAQLLYEFICVGLPIRHVHPEDEDGNLTCDPEMLSRLDEYLVEEASDEEQDDYIDPRWEALKNLVNKNK; via the coding sequence GTGGATAGACGAAGAGACTACGATATCCCGTTCAAGGGTTTGAAAGAGGGGTTGCATGAATTCAATTATGAAATCAGCGAGTCATTTTTTAAGTTTTTTGAACAACCGTTGGTTGAAAATGGAAATGTGAAAGCAAAGGTTGAGTTGAAAAAAAGCTCAGCATTAATAACTTTAACATTTGACATCAGCGGAGAAGTGGAATCGGTTTGCGATCATTGTCTGGATGCACTTAATCTTGAAGTCAATTATCATACTCTGGTTTATTTGAAATTTGGAGAAGAATATGATGAACCGACGGATGAGATTATCGTACTGCCGCACGAGGCACACGAAATTAATATTGCCCAATTATTGTATGAGTTTATCTGTGTGGGACTGCCAATAAGGCATGTACACCCGGAAGACGAAGATGGGAATCTTACTTGTGATCCTGAGATGTTGAGTCGGTTAGATGAATATCTGGTTGAAGAAGCATCAGACGAAGAGCAAGACGATTATATAGATCCTCGATGGGAGGCTCTCAAAAATTTAGTGAATAAAAACAAGTAA
- a CDS encoding SprT family zinc-dependent metalloprotease has protein sequence MSLAGDTLTYKQKINQHFLLLPSMKEAVVEIPELGQVTIRQSTKARRISIKLRPFKGVTLVIPVGGDVHEGINFLKEKKQWILANLKKLEEKEDRLTIFDETTQFTSRSFALKISKHNKSNVRLHLHKGILHIYYPGNVPVSHPGIQENIRYGIEEALRLEAKRYLPHRLAELAQKHSIRYQNVVIKNLKSRWGSCSGRNNINLNLHLMRLPDELIDYVLLHELCHVHEKNHGPHFWARLDTMTNGQARQLDGRMKDYQTKIY, from the coding sequence TTGAGTTTAGCTGGAGATACTTTAACATACAAACAAAAAATAAACCAACATTTCTTACTTTTACCATCAATGAAGGAAGCTGTTGTTGAAATACCGGAGCTGGGCCAGGTAACGATACGCCAGAGTACAAAAGCTCGTCGTATTAGTATTAAGCTAAGGCCTTTTAAAGGAGTTACTCTCGTTATTCCGGTGGGTGGGGATGTGCATGAAGGAATTAATTTTTTGAAGGAGAAAAAGCAGTGGATACTGGCAAACCTTAAAAAGCTGGAAGAGAAAGAAGACCGACTGACTATTTTTGATGAAACCACCCAATTTACTTCACGCTCCTTTGCTCTTAAAATTTCGAAACACAATAAGTCGAATGTGAGATTACACCTTCATAAGGGCATATTGCATATCTATTATCCCGGTAATGTACCGGTAAGCCATCCAGGCATACAGGAAAATATTCGCTACGGTATTGAAGAGGCATTGCGTTTGGAAGCCAAACGATATTTACCCCACAGGCTGGCTGAGTTAGCGCAGAAACATTCCATCCGTTATCAGAATGTTGTTATAAAAAATCTGAAGTCACGTTGGGGCTCCTGCTCCGGACGTAACAATATTAATTTAAACTTGCACCTGATGCGATTGCCTGATGAACTGATAGATTATGTACTTTTGCATGAGTTATGCCATGTGCACGAAAAAAATCATGGACCACATTTCTGGGCTCGTCTCGATACCATGACGAACGGCCAGGCCCGCCAGCTTGATGGCAGGATGAAAGATTATCAAACAAAAATATACTAA
- the rpmF gene encoding 50S ribosomal protein L32: MAHPKRKTSKTRRDKRRTHYKAVTPALGVCSNCGATVKMHTVCGECGYYRGKLAVEKEVTA, encoded by the coding sequence ATGGCACATCCTAAACGAAAGACCTCGAAAACGAGGAGAGACAAGAGAAGAACTCACTACAAAGCGGTAACTCCTGCTTTAGGTGTTTGTTCAAACTGTGGTGCAACTGTTAAAATGCATACAGTATGTGGAGAATGTGGATACTACCGTGGAAAATTAGCTGTTGAAAAAGAAGTGACAGCTTAA
- the tpx gene encoding thiol peroxidase produces the protein MAKITFKGSPVETAGDLPRVGAEAPEFTLVNTELGDVSLNDYKGQKVVLNIFPSVDTSVCAASVRRFNAEASKRDNTTVLCISRDLPFAHARFCGAEGLDKVISLSEYKDEVFSQNYGVKMVDGPLAGLLSRAVVVVDENGKVVHSEQVDDIVHEPDYEAALKVL, from the coding sequence ATGGCAAAAATAACTTTTAAAGGTTCACCTGTTGAAACAGCAGGCGACTTACCAAGAGTGGGAGCTGAGGCCCCGGAATTTACTTTAGTAAATACAGAATTAGGCGACGTTTCGTTAAACGATTATAAAGGTCAAAAGGTAGTATTAAATATTTTTCCAAGTGTTGATACTTCTGTTTGTGCTGCATCGGTAAGAAGATTTAATGCTGAAGCATCGAAACGCGATAATACAACCGTTTTATGTATTTCTCGTGATTTACCTTTTGCGCATGCACGTTTTTGCGGTGCTGAAGGTTTGGATAAGGTAATTTCTTTATCAGAATACAAAGACGAAGTTTTCAGTCAGAATTATGGAGTTAAAATGGTAGATGGACCGTTGGCAGGTCTTTTATCTCGTGCTGTGGTTGTAGTTGATGAGAATGGTAAGGTAGTACACAGCGAACAGGTAGATGACATTGTACACGAGCCAGATTATGAAGCTGCATTAAAAGTTTTGTAA
- a CDS encoding beta-ketoacyl-ACP synthase III: MKKINAVITAVGGFVPEYILNNEELSQMVDTSDEWIMTRVGIKERHILKGEGLGTSDMGAEAVKEVLKKTGTKPEEIDLVICATVTPDHPFPATANIIADKCDIRNAHGFDLNGACSGFLYALDTATRFIESGNKKKVIVVGADKMSSIVDYTDRTTCVLFGDAGAAVLLEPSEEDYGIKDSILHSDGFGRKYLNMKAGGSVNPASYETIDNKMHYIFQDGKHVFKHAVSNMADVSVEIMERNGMTADDLAWLVPHQANLRIIDATAKRMELDPSKVMINIERYGNTTAATIPLCLWEWEKQLKKGDNIILAAFGAGFTWGSIYLKWAYDGE; this comes from the coding sequence ATGAAAAAAATCAATGCAGTCATCACAGCCGTTGGAGGATTTGTACCTGAATATATCCTTAACAACGAAGAGTTGAGTCAGATGGTTGATACCTCTGATGAGTGGATTATGACCCGTGTGGGTATTAAAGAACGTCATATCTTAAAAGGCGAAGGACTTGGTACTTCCGATATGGGAGCGGAAGCCGTAAAAGAAGTTTTAAAGAAAACTGGAACGAAACCCGAAGAAATTGATTTGGTTATTTGTGCAACGGTTACTCCTGATCATCCGTTTCCGGCAACTGCCAATATTATTGCCGATAAATGTGATATCAGAAATGCACACGGTTTTGACTTAAACGGTGCCTGTTCCGGATTTTTATATGCATTGGATACTGCAACCCGATTTATTGAATCAGGAAATAAAAAGAAAGTTATCGTAGTTGGCGCTGATAAAATGTCATCTATCGTTGATTATACTGATCGTACAACTTGTGTGTTGTTTGGTGATGCAGGAGCTGCTGTATTACTTGAGCCAAGCGAAGAGGATTATGGAATTAAAGATTCTATTCTTCATAGTGATGGTTTTGGACGTAAATATCTTAATATGAAGGCTGGTGGTTCGGTAAACCCTGCTTCATATGAAACCATTGATAATAAAATGCATTACATCTTCCAGGATGGTAAGCATGTATTTAAGCATGCGGTATCAAATATGGCTGATGTTTCAGTGGAGATTATGGAGCGCAATGGTATGACAGCTGATGATTTGGCGTGGTTAGTTCCACATCAGGCGAACCTACGTATAATTGATGCTACTGCAAAACGTATGGAGCTTGATCCTAGCAAAGTAATGATTAATATTGAGCGTTACGGTAATACTACTGCAGCAACAATTCCATTGTGTTTGTGGGAGTGGGAAAAGCAATTGAAAAAAGGAGATAACATTATTTTAGCTGCTTTTGGTGCCGGATTTACCTGGGGTTCTATTTATTTAAAATGGGCTTACGACGGAGAATAG
- the ccsA gene encoding cytochrome c biogenesis protein CcsA, which yields MKKLFDALTSHWLMGTLLLFLAAVMGVATFIENDFGTNASKALVYNSWWFELVFLILTINMVGNLMKFKTFSLKKLPVLVFHLAFICIIVGAAITRYIGYEGMMHIREGEQSDQILSSDQYIKVKVTSDSFNQTEEEHVLYSIVSPNEYSSSFSTSKGKLKLKSELFIPQATTKAVEKDGGEPAIQIVLSAARGRQEFSLFKGDVINVGNYSLGFEPSDANQDIVLKLIDGMAYFVGKDTVSMMQMQTGDVQKFEPDSVHKLYNGVLYSFGDLRMVYTNLMESAVVEPVSVEGQNGSGLPDAIKFVAELNDQRKEFFVFGHKDELGRDYSVNIDGVDVMVSYGAKQIHIPFALHLNRFELDRYPGSESPSSYASEVTLLDERTGIKEDRRIFMNNILNYKGYRFFQSSYDTDEKGTILSVNRDFWGTLFTYAGYLILAIGMTLALIMPNTRFRSLGRRIDEIYKEKKKFLAIGLFLMAVPAMSQDLNPNINISTESAEAFGRLWVQDQGGRMKPVNSLNSEIVRKLVKHHTFHGLSADQVALGIIIDPGFWQETPLITIKHDELRAILQVTDKKSSINNFFTPDGQYKIRQLVETSYRKRPAYRNKLEQEAVKVDEQVNVFFMHKMGSFYKLFPLPESEDNKWVLSKDKITGVSEQDSLFIKNVLNMYLQALTSGDKASEATYLDAIDKYQHKYGGSILPSDYKKDIEIFYNQSSIFMSLMPYFLVLGLILLFFQLMRLVQPRFQFKWILRTGLILVILAFALYTIGLAIRWYISGHAPWSNGYESMLYIGWTTLVAGLSWTKKNPIALSVSAIFAGIILMVAHLSWMNPEITNLVPVLKSYWLTIHVAIIVASYGFLGNGFLLGFLNLLLAGAKNKNNKMAFTLTIEELSAISERAMTVGLYLLTVGAFLGGVWANESWGRYWGWDPKETWSAVTILVYAFILHMRFIPGMKSITTFNIWSVIGFASVIMTYLGVNYYLAGMHSYAKGDPVPVPAWVYYSVAVVAVVIFYAMYNEKKLAKEEEEES from the coding sequence ATGAAAAAACTTTTTGATGCTCTTACATCCCATTGGTTAATGGGAACTCTACTCTTATTTCTGGCTGCTGTGATGGGTGTTGCAACATTTATCGAAAACGACTTTGGCACCAATGCCTCCAAAGCTCTTGTTTATAATAGCTGGTGGTTCGAATTGGTTTTTTTAATACTGACCATTAATATGGTGGGTAACCTGATGAAGTTCAAAACTTTTTCGTTAAAGAAGCTGCCGGTATTAGTTTTTCATCTGGCTTTTATTTGTATAATAGTGGGTGCCGCCATTACCCGATACATTGGTTATGAGGGAATGATGCACATACGTGAAGGTGAACAGTCTGATCAGATTTTATCGAGTGATCAATATATAAAAGTAAAAGTTACTTCAGATAGTTTTAATCAAACCGAAGAAGAGCATGTCCTTTATTCAATAGTTAGTCCTAATGAATATTCATCTAGTTTTTCAACTTCCAAAGGAAAGTTAAAGCTAAAAAGCGAATTGTTTATACCTCAGGCAACGACCAAAGCTGTTGAGAAGGATGGAGGCGAGCCTGCAATTCAGATTGTTTTGTCAGCTGCACGTGGACGTCAGGAATTTTCATTATTCAAAGGTGATGTTATAAACGTTGGTAATTATTCTCTTGGGTTTGAGCCATCCGATGCAAATCAGGATATTGTATTAAAACTTATTGATGGTATGGCTTATTTTGTTGGTAAGGATACAGTTAGTATGATGCAAATGCAAACCGGTGATGTGCAAAAGTTTGAACCCGATTCAGTACATAAATTATATAACGGTGTTTTATATAGTTTCGGCGACTTACGAATGGTATATACTAACCTAATGGAAAGTGCAGTAGTTGAACCGGTTTCTGTTGAAGGTCAAAACGGAAGTGGTTTGCCTGATGCCATAAAGTTTGTGGCAGAATTGAATGATCAAAGGAAAGAATTCTTTGTTTTTGGACATAAGGATGAGTTAGGGCGTGATTATTCAGTGAATATTGACGGTGTTGATGTAATGGTAAGCTATGGTGCCAAACAAATTCATATTCCGTTTGCATTACATCTTAATCGGTTTGAGCTGGATCGTTATCCGGGAAGTGAAAGTCCAAGCTCTTATGCAAGCGAAGTAACCTTATTGGATGAGCGCACCGGAATCAAAGAAGACCGAAGGATATTTATGAATAATATTCTTAACTATAAGGGTTACCGATTCTTTCAGTCATCATATGATACGGATGAGAAAGGAACAATATTATCGGTAAACAGAGATTTTTGGGGTACGCTATTTACCTATGCAGGTTATTTAATATTGGCCATTGGAATGACGCTGGCATTAATAATGCCTAATACGCGTTTTCGTAGCTTGGGCAGAAGGATTGATGAAATCTATAAGGAAAAGAAGAAGTTTCTTGCCATCGGTTTATTCTTGATGGCAGTTCCTGCAATGAGTCAGGACTTAAATCCAAATATTAACATCAGTACTGAATCAGCGGAAGCTTTCGGAAGATTATGGGTGCAGGATCAGGGAGGAAGAATGAAGCCTGTAAATAGTTTGAACAGTGAGATTGTCAGAAAGCTGGTAAAACACCATACATTTCACGGTTTATCTGCTGATCAGGTTGCATTAGGTATAATTATTGATCCCGGATTCTGGCAGGAAACACCTCTGATAACCATTAAGCATGATGAACTTAGAGCCATTCTGCAGGTGACCGATAAAAAATCGTCCATCAACAATTTCTTTACACCCGATGGGCAATATAAAATAAGGCAGTTGGTTGAGACATCTTACCGCAAAAGGCCTGCCTACCGCAATAAGTTGGAACAGGAAGCAGTGAAGGTGGATGAGCAGGTTAACGTTTTCTTCATGCACAAAATGGGAAGCTTTTACAAGCTTTTCCCTCTTCCTGAAAGTGAAGATAATAAATGGGTGCTCTCGAAAGATAAAATAACCGGGGTAAGCGAGCAGGATAGCTTGTTTATTAAGAATGTGCTTAACATGTATTTGCAGGCATTAACTTCTGGTGATAAAGCTTCAGAAGCTACCTATTTAGACGCAATAGATAAGTATCAGCATAAATACGGTGGATCAATACTGCCTTCAGATTATAAAAAGGACATTGAGATTTTTTACAATCAGAGTAGCATTTTTATGTCGTTGATGCCTTACTTTCTGGTATTAGGTTTGATTCTCTTGTTTTTTCAGTTAATGAGACTGGTTCAACCTCGTTTTCAATTTAAATGGATTTTGCGAACCGGACTAATATTGGTTATTCTTGCCTTTGCATTGTATACAATCGGCTTGGCTATCCGCTGGTATATATCAGGCCATGCACCATGGAGTAACGGATATGAATCGATGTTGTACATTGGTTGGACAACCCTGGTTGCCGGTTTAAGCTGGACTAAGAAGAATCCGATTGCCTTGTCTGTCTCAGCTATTTTTGCAGGTATTATTTTAATGGTTGCTCATCTTAGCTGGATGAATCCTGAGATTACTAATCTGGTGCCGGTATTGAAATCATACTGGTTAACCATTCACGTTGCAATTATTGTGGCCAGTTATGGATTTTTGGGTAATGGTTTCTTGTTAGGCTTTCTGAATCTATTGTTAGCCGGAGCTAAGAATAAGAATAATAAAATGGCCTTTACACTTACAATAGAAGAACTTTCAGCCATTAGTGAAAGGGCTATGACCGTGGGATTGTATCTGTTGACAGTTGGTGCTTTTCTTGGTGGTGTCTGGGCTAACGAATCGTGGGGGCGTTATTGGGGATGGGATCCTAAAGAAACATGGTCGGCAGTTACCATTCTGGTTTATGCCTTTATTTTGCACATGCGTTTTATACCAGGAATGAAGAGTATAACAACCTTCAATATATGGTCAGTTATTGGCTTTGCATCTGTAATAATGACCTATCTGGGAGTTAACTATTATCTGGCCGGAATGCATTCTTATGCAAAAGGTGATCCGGTTCCGGTTCCTGCATGGGTTTATTATTCTGTTGCGGTAGTTGCTGTAGTTATTTTTTATGCCATGTATAACGAAAAGAAACTGGCAAAAGAAGAAGAGGAAGAGTCTTAA
- a CDS encoding methyl-accepting chemotaxis protein, with amino-acid sequence MKLTAKVIAFSVGMLAILALSITIPSTIINYQSQKDDLEELEKILRNNFDEEVKHQVQSVMTLLESFHELVKQDSLSLAEAKFLAAYSVRNLKYGKDGYFWIDTKEGVNVVLLGREDVEGKSRWDAKDANGKFLIREIINSAINGDGYTEYWFPKAGSDIPLPKRSYSAYFEPFNWVVGTGNYIDEIDTAIASSRQKMNDNLKSGIMLSSGISLITLIIFGLLSVFFGKRITRSIIKLSKHTQSIAKGDLSIEIETSENDEIGTLQESLKATLAKLRTIIEEVIQGSENVFTASEQMAQSAEHISNGANSQAASTEEISTSIEQMVANIHSNSENARRTESTANKTGHGIEQLKETVNKNLVAMEQISSKVAIIKDIAFQTNLLALNASVEAARAGDAGKGFAVVASEVRKLSEFTQKAAGEIDEVSSSSLSIAQQSWSEMERILPDIQSILEAIKEILVSSQEQETGATHINSAIQSLVSITSQNSASSEEMASSSEELSRQAEILKKTIGYFKIN; translated from the coding sequence ATGAAATTAACTGCTAAGGTTATTGCTTTTTCTGTTGGGATGCTGGCTATACTTGCCTTATCCATTACAATTCCATCAACAATAATAAATTATCAATCTCAGAAAGATGACCTTGAAGAGCTCGAAAAAATTCTTCGTAACAATTTTGATGAAGAAGTAAAGCATCAGGTGCAAAGCGTAATGACATTATTGGAAAGTTTTCACGAATTAGTTAAGCAGGATTCCCTCTCATTAGCTGAAGCCAAATTTCTGGCAGCCTATTCAGTACGAAATCTAAAATACGGAAAGGATGGATATTTTTGGATTGATACCAAGGAGGGTGTTAATGTTGTTCTACTTGGTCGTGAAGATGTTGAAGGGAAAAGCCGTTGGGATGCGAAAGATGCAAATGGAAAATTTCTGATCAGGGAAATTATTAATTCTGCAATTAATGGTGACGGATATACAGAATATTGGTTCCCGAAAGCCGGCAGTGATATTCCTTTACCTAAAAGAAGTTATTCAGCATATTTTGAACCTTTTAACTGGGTTGTAGGTACAGGAAATTATATCGATGAAATTGATACGGCTATTGCATCATCAAGACAAAAAATGAATGATAATTTAAAGTCTGGAATAATGCTATCATCAGGTATATCATTAATTACTTTGATAATTTTTGGACTTCTTTCTGTTTTCTTTGGCAAAAGAATCACTCGCTCTATAATTAAACTTTCAAAACATACTCAATCAATTGCAAAAGGTGATTTATCAATAGAAATTGAAACATCTGAAAACGATGAAATTGGCACTTTACAAGAATCATTAAAAGCAACTCTTGCGAAATTGAGAACCATTATAGAAGAAGTAATACAAGGTTCAGAGAATGTTTTTACTGCAAGTGAGCAAATGGCGCAATCAGCTGAACATATTTCAAATGGGGCTAATTCGCAGGCAGCTTCAACCGAAGAAATTTCAACTTCTATAGAACAGATGGTTGCAAACATACATTCTAACTCAGAAAATGCAAGAAGAACAGAATCTACCGCAAATAAAACTGGACATGGTATTGAGCAACTTAAGGAAACCGTTAATAAAAACCTGGTTGCTATGGAGCAAATCAGCTCAAAAGTTGCCATAATTAAGGATATTGCCTTCCAGACAAACCTATTGGCATTAAATGCATCAGTTGAAGCAGCTAGAGCAGGTGATGCAGGTAAAGGATTTGCAGTTGTTGCATCAGAAGTACGAAAACTATCTGAGTTCACACAGAAAGCTGCTGGGGAAATTGATGAGGTATCTTCGTCTAGTCTTTCCATAGCGCAGCAATCATGGAGTGAAATGGAGAGAATTTTGCCTGATATCCAATCAATTTTGGAAGCAATAAAAGAAATATTGGTATCAAGTCAGGAGCAGGAAACAGGAGCTACACATATTAACAGTGCTATTCAATCATTAGTAAGTATCACTTCACAAAATTCAGCATCCTCTGAAGAAATGGCTTCCAGTTCAGAAGAATTATCACGACAAGCTGAAATACTAAAGAAAACCATAGGTTATTTCAAAATTAACTAA
- a CDS encoding DUF4268 domain-containing protein yields MFSKEQAKELRQQFWHKLENRTRRIPGQKGKKIRWIFDNTGVKGLDLRFDINRERAIVALEINHRNEERRLQLYEKLEACKTIFETAYEGELTWDYLYNKDEEKEVCRIYEEMPSDIYREELWPETMKFMINRMLRLEKAFLEVKDFLLHDELGM; encoded by the coding sequence ATGTTCTCAAAAGAGCAAGCAAAAGAACTTCGTCAACAATTTTGGCATAAATTAGAAAACCGTACTCGCCGTATACCGGGTCAAAAGGGTAAAAAAATACGCTGGATTTTTGATAATACCGGTGTGAAGGGATTGGATTTACGCTTTGATATAAATCGGGAGAGAGCCATAGTGGCCCTTGAGATTAACCATAGAAATGAAGAACGAAGGTTGCAGCTTTACGAAAAATTAGAAGCCTGCAAAACGATTTTCGAAACAGCCTACGAGGGAGAACTCACATGGGATTATTTGTACAATAAAGATGAAGAAAAGGAGGTTTGCAGGATATATGAAGAAATGCCTTCAGATATTTATCGTGAAGAATTGTGGCCCGAAACCATGAAGTTTATGATCAATCGTATGTTGCGTTTGGAAAAAGCCTTTTTGGAAGTAAAAGACTTTTTATTGCACGACGAGTTGGGAATGTAA
- a CDS encoding tetratricopeptide repeat protein, with protein MKNYLLSGILVFFCINAIAQENLNLLFSEERYPEIIDQLESQRNTLDEDGFYLLASAYYQSGTINKAIETLASVNKPLPVKHQDLLCKSYFEVGQYPQALDICQQRYAQDSTHYGNLMRYAQIQSTEGQYESAILILENYLKLDSLNYNANMLLAEAYQKVNEPLSAIKTYKRILEAYPINQKVGVKLAQVYYGKKMYVECFDLSMQFVDTLGYSKRFLTMAGLASFKSGANGNTVNIFKRMESQGDSSLITKKHIGIAYYRMDNFNESITYLSNAFELKSDDPEICFFLGASLGESNIPLRGKPYLEMAAGLLNPSPDLMEKIHLKLAMMHANSGEYEKAIAYYDTAYNYSPTTAMYLYNQATIYDFELKDKEKAQKLYEAFLSKLPDSLDTKKGKDVTRIRLKEFVNRRLNTMAEEEFFKQGIQ; from the coding sequence ATGAAAAATTATCTGCTCTCAGGTATTCTGGTATTTTTCTGCATTAATGCAATTGCCCAGGAAAATCTTAATCTGCTGTTTTCCGAAGAACGTTATCCCGAAATAATTGATCAGCTGGAGTCTCAACGAAACACATTGGATGAAGATGGATTCTACCTTCTGGCTTCCGCATATTATCAATCAGGCACTATCAACAAAGCTATCGAAACCCTGGCAAGTGTAAATAAACCCTTGCCGGTTAAACATCAGGATTTACTATGTAAAAGTTATTTCGAAGTTGGTCAGTATCCACAGGCATTGGATATATGCCAACAAAGATATGCTCAAGACTCAACGCATTATGGTAACCTGATGCGATATGCGCAAATTCAAAGTACCGAAGGCCAGTACGAAAGCGCCATTTTGATTCTAGAAAACTACCTTAAGCTAGATTCTTTAAACTATAATGCCAACATGCTGCTGGCCGAAGCATATCAGAAAGTAAATGAACCTTTATCGGCCATTAAAACCTATAAACGCATATTGGAAGCCTATCCGATTAATCAAAAGGTCGGGGTAAAACTGGCACAGGTATATTACGGTAAAAAAATGTATGTAGAGTGCTTCGACCTGAGTATGCAGTTTGTTGATACGCTGGGTTATTCAAAACGTTTTTTAACCATGGCAGGTCTGGCAAGTTTTAAGTCGGGTGCAAACGGGAATACGGTTAACATATTTAAAAGAATGGAATCTCAGGGTGATAGTTCGCTCATTACCAAAAAACATATTGGAATTGCTTATTACCGCATGGACAACTTTAATGAGAGCATAACTTATTTATCCAATGCTTTTGAATTGAAAAGCGATGATCCTGAAATTTGTTTCTTTCTGGGTGCCAGTCTGGGCGAATCAAATATACCATTAAGAGGTAAACCCTATCTAGAAATGGCTGCCGGCTTACTAAATCCTTCACCTGATTTAATGGAAAAAATACATCTTAAACTGGCTATGATGCATGCCAATTCGGGCGAATACGAAAAAGCCATTGCTTATTATGATACAGCCTACAATTATTCTCCAACCACGGCAATGTATTTATATAATCAGGCAACTATTTATGATTTTGAATTAAAAGATAAAGAAAAGGCTCAGAAATTATATGAAGCTTTTCTTTCCAAGTTACCCGATTCACTGGATACAAAAAAAGGGAAAGACGTAACAAGAATCCGATTAAAGGAGTTTGTGAACAGACGTTTAAATACCATGGCTGAGGAAGAATTTTTTAAGCAGGGAATTCAATAA